A window of uncultured Draconibacterium sp. contains these coding sequences:
- a CDS encoding isoprenylcysteine carboxylmethyltransferase family protein produces the protein MDFCRIVTLAGYFVFAFLIVFKQSQLKKAGVQTSSRKQGIKRHIITLFLILFFVLFTSELILKTLKISYFLLPAKLNIYFHHSLFYTITGAVIEVLAVVVMYLTLKEFKHSLRFGLQANNLGKLVTSGIFSKSRNPFFVSVLLQFVGISLVFPTPFFAAITLLSIVSIHFFICKEEKFMRENYGDDYKKYTQKVRRYF, from the coding sequence ATGGATTTTTGCAGAATTGTAACACTTGCCGGATATTTTGTATTTGCTTTTCTCATTGTTTTTAAACAAAGTCAACTTAAAAAAGCAGGAGTACAAACCAGCTCCCGGAAACAGGGCATAAAAAGGCACATTATCACTCTCTTCCTTATTCTATTTTTTGTCTTGTTTACATCCGAGCTCATCCTAAAAACCCTCAAAATCTCTTACTTTTTACTTCCTGCAAAACTAAATATTTACTTTCACCACTCGCTGTTTTATACAATTACAGGAGCAGTTATCGAGGTTTTGGCAGTAGTTGTTATGTATTTAACTTTGAAAGAATTTAAACACTCGTTGCGTTTTGGTTTACAAGCGAATAATCTGGGAAAACTGGTAACTTCAGGTATATTCAGCAAATCGCGAAATCCCTTTTTTGTTTCCGTATTATTGCAATTTGTTGGAATAAGTCTTGTTTTTCCAACACCTTTTTTTGCAGCAATAACGCTGCTTTCAATCGTATCTATTCACTTTTTTATTTGTAAAGAAGAAAAATTTATGCGAGAGAACTACGGCGATGATTACAAAAAATACACACAAAAAGTAAGGCGCTATTTTTAG
- a CDS encoding MFS transporter: MQQKEIKKYYTLLSLYLAQSIPMSFFSTVIPVIMRMEHYSLESIGYIQLIKLPWILKILWAPMVDKTSKNKKQYRRWILFSEVFYALIIMSIGYLNLQTDFTTIIVLMVIAFTASATQDIATDAFAILILKKNERSLGNSMQSAGSFIGTMMGSGVLLIVYHYWGWLWLLRCLGLFVLFALIPVSLYNVRHSKELDRSTKNVSPLEFIYFFRQKKIGAHVLLLFLFYTGIIGILTMVKPYFVDLGYDIKEIGFISGIFGTACGVIMTIPAGMYIRKRGIVKSIWLFPVLNVLVAAYFFGLTYTNHATYLVYIGVALLWGAYAMSSVFVYTMGMHIVRKGREGTDFTIQIVITHLSSLIIAIMSGKIADAITYRGLFGIEIGIGILILILIPFIFRKSFYETHDSGIENPLPGAEL; encoded by the coding sequence ATGCAACAAAAGGAAATAAAAAAATATTACACGCTGCTTAGCCTGTATCTGGCACAGTCGATCCCGATGAGTTTTTTCTCCACTGTAATTCCGGTAATTATGCGGATGGAGCATTACTCGCTGGAATCAATTGGTTATATCCAGCTCATTAAACTTCCATGGATCTTGAAAATCTTGTGGGCTCCAATGGTGGATAAAACCAGTAAAAACAAAAAACAATACCGTCGCTGGATTTTATTTTCGGAAGTGTTTTATGCTTTGATAATCATGAGCATTGGCTACTTAAATCTGCAAACCGACTTTACAACAATTATTGTTTTAATGGTAATTGCTTTTACGGCTTCGGCAACGCAGGACATTGCCACTGATGCTTTTGCCATTCTTATTCTGAAGAAAAACGAACGCAGTTTGGGAAACAGCATGCAGTCAGCCGGTAGTTTTATCGGAACCATGATGGGAAGCGGAGTTTTGTTGATTGTTTATCATTACTGGGGTTGGTTGTGGCTTTTACGTTGCCTCGGATTGTTTGTGTTGTTTGCACTCATTCCGGTTTCGTTGTACAATGTTCGGCACAGCAAAGAACTCGATCGTTCAACAAAAAATGTGTCGCCACTCGAATTCATCTACTTCTTCCGACAGAAAAAAATCGGAGCGCATGTTTTATTGCTCTTTTTGTTTTACACCGGAATTATTGGAATTCTAACCATGGTAAAACCTTATTTTGTTGATTTGGGTTACGACATTAAAGAAATTGGATTTATTTCGGGCATTTTCGGAACTGCCTGTGGTGTTATAATGACCATTCCGGCAGGAATGTACATCAGAAAACGTGGTATTGTAAAATCAATCTGGCTTTTCCCGGTTTTAAATGTATTGGTAGCCGCTTATTTTTTCGGACTAACATACACCAACCATGCCACTTACCTGGTTTATATTGGTGTGGCTTTGTTGTGGGGTGCTTATGCCATGTCGTCGGTGTTTGTTTATACCATGGGTATGCATATTGTTCGTAAAGGACGCGAAGGAACCGACTTTACCATCCAAATTGTAATAACTCATTTAAGCAGTTTGATAATAGCAATTATGAGCGGTAAAATAGCAGATGCCATTACCTACCGTGGTTTGTTTGGTATTGAAATAGGAATTGGCATATTAATACTAATTTTAATACCTTTTATTTTTAGAAAATCATTTTATGAGACACACGATTCAGGTATTGAAAACCCACTTCCAGGTGCTGAATTGTAG
- a CDS encoding TonB-dependent receptor, translating to MKKIVLPFVLFILLGTFAKAQNVRIITDTTNIEDIIIDEVTVKSPKEMPQVREVPASISLISARMLENNEIKSISDISSTVPNFFMIDYGSKLQSPVFIRGIGSRLGAPSVGLYVDNIPFSEKTTFGFDFFDIERIEVLRGPQGTLYGRNSMGGTINIFSKSPLYYDETNISVAAGNYGYFNGNINHYNKVSDKFGYSISANYNAHNGYFTNEFNGDPADDQYSASGRLRLVWQVSDKFSLENISSYEKSEQYGFPYAVYDTENSSAGDVNYNDESGYKRDLFSNGLVLKYRNENVELLSTTSYTYYDGLMDADQDYTAAPIYYFHTGDIQNMISQELVLKSVSNVKYNWLFGAYGFYQNMDQQTTGDIYTAKMKQDIQSDFDISGLALFHQSTINDFIIENLTLTAGIRLDLEKDKLGYSLASAIGDAPLNTTVEEDYEENFTEILPKLALKYKFNNSLNTYATVSKGYKSGGFNTNSSIDISEYRSYDAEQSWNYELGFKSSMANNRLYFDAAVFYIDWKEQQIDVPVPGGRGNMKTNAGESVSKGFELFVKARPGKNWEATLGYGYTHATFIDHVVSEELNYNGNFIPYVPRSTVNVGVNKVVEFKNGFLDKMIANLSYRGVGKHYWNLDNSNYQDYYGLVDGKLSFVSGKVQLDIWGKNIFNNSYNSYYFEIAQLHKSYVQLGKPASLGVNLKVTF from the coding sequence ATGAAAAAAATAGTTCTACCATTTGTATTATTTATTCTATTGGGCACTTTTGCTAAAGCCCAAAACGTGCGAATTATTACCGACACAACCAACATTGAAGACATTATTATCGATGAAGTTACGGTAAAATCACCCAAAGAAATGCCACAAGTCCGAGAGGTTCCGGCATCAATTTCTCTAATTTCGGCACGAATGCTTGAAAACAATGAGATAAAATCTATATCCGACATTTCATCAACCGTACCTAACTTTTTTATGATCGACTATGGAAGTAAATTACAATCGCCGGTTTTTATTCGTGGAATTGGTTCCAGACTAGGCGCTCCATCGGTTGGATTGTACGTGGACAATATTCCTTTTTCGGAAAAAACCACATTCGGATTCGATTTTTTCGATATTGAACGCATTGAGGTACTAAGAGGACCACAAGGAACTCTTTATGGAAGAAACTCAATGGGAGGTACAATAAATATATTTAGTAAATCACCGCTTTATTACGACGAAACTAACATTTCGGTTGCTGCCGGAAACTATGGATACTTTAATGGAAATATAAACCATTACAATAAAGTTAGCGATAAGTTTGGCTACTCGATCAGCGCCAATTACAACGCACACAACGGCTACTTTACCAACGAATTTAACGGCGATCCGGCCGACGATCAATATTCGGCAAGTGGAAGACTTCGTTTGGTTTGGCAGGTGTCCGATAAGTTTAGTCTCGAAAATATTTCGTCATACGAAAAAAGCGAACAATACGGTTTCCCGTATGCTGTGTACGACACAGAAAACAGCTCGGCCGGAGATGTAAATTACAACGACGAAAGCGGATACAAACGCGACCTTTTTTCAAACGGACTGGTTTTAAAATACCGGAACGAAAATGTTGAGTTGCTTTCAACCACAAGTTATACCTATTACGATGGTTTAATGGATGCCGACCAGGATTATACCGCTGCTCCCATTTACTACTTTCACACGGGTGATATTCAAAATATGATCTCTCAGGAATTGGTATTAAAGTCGGTAAGTAATGTAAAATACAACTGGTTGTTTGGTGCTTATGGTTTTTACCAAAACATGGACCAGCAAACCACCGGTGACATTTACACGGCTAAAATGAAACAAGACATCCAAAGTGATTTCGACATTTCGGGCCTGGCTCTTTTTCACCAGTCAACAATTAACGATTTTATTATTGAAAACCTGACTTTAACAGCCGGAATCAGGCTCGATCTGGAAAAGGACAAACTTGGTTATTCGCTGGCTTCGGCCATTGGCGATGCTCCGTTGAATACTACGGTTGAGGAAGATTACGAAGAAAATTTTACTGAAATTTTGCCAAAACTTGCTTTAAAATACAAGTTCAACAATTCGCTAAATACCTATGCAACGGTATCGAAAGGATACAAATCGGGAGGATTTAACACCAACTCTTCAATCGATATTTCAGAATACCGCTCGTACGATGCCGAACAAAGCTGGAATTACGAATTAGGTTTTAAATCATCTATGGCAAATAACCGTTTGTATTTTGATGCAGCTGTATTTTACATCGATTGGAAAGAGCAACAAATTGACGTGCCGGTACCTGGTGGCCGAGGAAATATGAAAACAAATGCCGGTGAGTCGGTAAGCAAAGGTTTCGAACTTTTTGTTAAAGCCCGTCCCGGGAAAAACTGGGAAGCCACACTGGGCTATGGTTACACGCATGCCACTTTTATCGACCACGTTGTTTCTGAAGAATTAAATTACAATGGAAATTTTATTCCTTATGTGCCTCGCTCAACAGTAAATGTGGGTGTAAATAAAGTAGTTGAATTTAAAAACGGATTCCTCGATAAAATGATCGCAAACCTTTCGTACCGGGGAGTTGGAAAACATTATTGGAATCTCGACAACTCAAACTATCAGGATTATTATGGTTTGGTTGATGGAAAATTATCATTCGTTTCCGGAAAAGTTCAATTGGATATTTGGGGTAAAAATATATTCAACAACTCATACAACTCGTATTATTTCGAAATTGCACAATTGCACAAATCATATGTACAATTAGGAAAACCGGCGTCGTTAGGAGTGAATTTAAAAGTAACTTTCTAG
- a CDS encoding amidohydrolase, with translation MKNALIVFVLIPLIMNFLDQKEKADLIVSNARIYTLDEDFSSAESFVVKNGKIIATGTSSDILQKYKAKKTIDAKQQFVYPGFNDAHCHFNGYAVNLMQYADLRGTTSPEEIYKRLQIHHQKFGGEWVLGRSWDQNDWAKQEFPTKEGLDKLFPDTPVYLIRVDGHAGWCNSKALEIAGITAKTKIEGGEIILKNGEPTGILIDNAESLLVKYLPEISSEQQKKGLLEAQKNCFAAGLTSVTDCGVSKNTILMMDEMQQAGKLKMRINAMLNPSGENFEYFVKKGRYKTDRLLVNTIKVYADGALGSRGALLLAEYSDDPGNKGLQISTQEYYDEVCKLAYNNNFVVATHAIGDGGNRLMLNTYAKFLKGKNDRRWRIEHSQIIHPDDFEKFGKYSIIPSIQATHCTSDMPWAEKRIGEERIKGAYAYQTLLKQLGWIPNGTDFPVENIYPLYTFYASVFRTDHSGWPEGGWQKEEGLTREQTLRSMTSWAAKSSFEENEKGCLTPGMWADFVILDTDLMTATPEEVLAAKILSTWSAGEKVFEL, from the coding sequence ATGAAAAATGCGCTAATTGTTTTTGTTTTAATTCCTTTGATTATGAATTTTTTGGATCAAAAAGAGAAAGCAGACTTGATTGTAAGCAATGCCAGGATTTATACGCTTGATGAAGATTTTTCGTCGGCAGAAAGTTTTGTTGTTAAAAATGGTAAGATTATAGCCACAGGAACAAGTAGCGATATTTTACAGAAATACAAGGCCAAAAAAACAATTGATGCAAAACAGCAGTTTGTTTACCCGGGATTTAACGATGCGCATTGCCATTTTAACGGATACGCAGTGAATTTAATGCAGTATGCCGATTTGCGCGGAACAACAAGCCCGGAAGAAATTTATAAACGCCTGCAAATCCACCACCAGAAATTTGGAGGCGAATGGGTACTTGGTCGCAGCTGGGATCAAAACGACTGGGCCAAGCAGGAATTTCCGACAAAGGAAGGATTGGACAAACTTTTTCCGGACACACCGGTTTATTTGATTCGCGTTGACGGGCATGCCGGTTGGTGCAACTCCAAAGCTCTTGAAATTGCCGGAATAACGGCTAAAACCAAAATTGAGGGTGGCGAAATAATTCTAAAAAATGGTGAACCAACCGGAATTCTCATCGATAACGCCGAAAGCTTGCTTGTGAAATACTTGCCTGAAATATCATCTGAACAACAAAAAAAGGGTTTGCTTGAAGCGCAAAAAAATTGTTTTGCTGCAGGATTAACATCGGTTACCGATTGTGGCGTAAGTAAAAATACCATTTTAATGATGGATGAAATGCAACAGGCAGGCAAGCTAAAAATGCGGATCAATGCCATGCTAAATCCATCGGGCGAAAACTTTGAATACTTTGTAAAAAAGGGAAGATACAAAACCGATCGACTTTTGGTAAACACCATTAAAGTGTATGCTGACGGCGCTTTAGGTTCGCGTGGTGCATTGTTGCTCGCCGAATATTCCGACGATCCGGGAAATAAAGGATTGCAAATATCCACGCAGGAGTACTACGATGAAGTTTGTAAGCTGGCATACAATAACAATTTTGTGGTAGCTACGCATGCCATTGGCGATGGTGGCAACCGACTCATGTTAAATACTTATGCCAAATTCTTAAAAGGAAAAAACGATCGCAGATGGAGGATTGAACATTCGCAGATTATACATCCCGACGATTTTGAAAAGTTTGGAAAGTATTCAATTATTCCCTCCATTCAGGCAACACATTGTACTTCGGATATGCCATGGGCTGAAAAGCGAATAGGCGAGGAACGTATAAAAGGAGCTTATGCCTACCAAACTTTGTTGAAACAGTTGGGCTGGATTCCAAACGGAACCGATTTTCCGGTGGAGAATATTTATCCGCTGTACACATTTTATGCTTCGGTTTTTCGGACCGATCATAGCGGGTGGCCCGAAGGCGGTTGGCAGAAAGAAGAAGGTTTAACCCGCGAACAAACTTTGCGGTCGATGACAAGCTGGGCTGCAAAGTCCTCGTTCGAAGAAAATGAAAAAGGATGCCTTACGCCGGGAATGTGGGCTGATTTTGTAATTCTCGATACCGATTTAATGACTGCAACACCGGAGGAAGTTTTGGCTGCCAAAATTTTGAGTACCTGGAGCGCCGGCGAAAAAGTGTTTGAACTCTAA
- the hemN gene encoding oxygen-independent coproporphyrinogen III oxidase, which translates to MKVPQNLINKYNTPVPRYTSYPPANFFSSEFNSDDYSEWLKQSNDEATQNISIYIHIPFCPKICHFCGCNTHLTRDTNKMQVYVEALKKEILMVKNHLNPNRKVSQVHWGGGTPNSLPIEMVEGIMQVIHNNFTFIEKPEIAMECHPALLDETYIEKLVELKFNRFSLGIQDFKQEVLDNVNRDAPSIPIEELVRMIRSHKNTSVNFDFIYGLPFQDEKSFSETIDKAIALSPDRLVTFSYAHVPWVKKAQKILETRGLPEADKKLAMFEAGFKLLTENGYNAIGLDHFAKPTDELDIAFKNRTLHRNFQGYCTRETTGQVYAFGATGISQLDSAYAQNVKDTNTYVQLINEGKLTIEKGYVLSRSQKIIRHVINEVMCNYYISWEEAAQMFQASVAEIKSTINYDEASLNQFVSEGLLSYTDDEMIVSDSGKFFVRNIAASLDPGMKNATQKFSKAL; encoded by the coding sequence ATGAAAGTACCACAAAACCTAATAAATAAATACAACACTCCGGTGCCGCGATACACCAGTTATCCGCCGGCAAATTTTTTCTCATCCGAATTTAATTCAGATGACTATTCGGAATGGTTGAAACAATCGAACGATGAAGCAACGCAGAATATTTCCATCTATATTCACATCCCGTTTTGTCCGAAAATTTGCCATTTCTGTGGCTGTAATACGCACCTAACACGCGACACAAACAAAATGCAGGTATATGTAGAGGCCTTAAAAAAAGAGATTCTGATGGTGAAAAATCATCTGAATCCAAACAGAAAGGTTTCTCAGGTGCACTGGGGCGGAGGTACTCCCAATTCCTTACCTATCGAGATGGTTGAAGGAATAATGCAGGTCATTCATAACAATTTTACGTTTATCGAAAAGCCGGAAATCGCTATGGAATGCCACCCGGCCTTGTTGGACGAAACGTATATTGAAAAACTGGTTGAACTCAAATTCAATCGTTTTAGTCTTGGAATTCAGGACTTTAAACAGGAAGTGCTTGACAATGTAAACCGCGATGCACCATCTATTCCCATTGAAGAATTGGTGAGAATGATTCGCAGCCATAAAAATACCAGTGTAAATTTCGATTTTATTTACGGTCTTCCTTTTCAGGATGAAAAATCATTTTCAGAAACGATAGACAAAGCCATTGCTCTGTCTCCCGATCGTTTGGTTACCTTTTCATATGCACATGTTCCGTGGGTAAAAAAGGCACAAAAAATTCTGGAAACCAGAGGTTTACCCGAAGCCGATAAAAAACTGGCCATGTTTGAAGCCGGCTTTAAATTATTAACCGAAAATGGCTACAACGCCATTGGTCTCGATCACTTTGCAAAACCTACCGACGAATTGGACATTGCCTTTAAAAACCGCACTTTACACCGCAACTTTCAGGGCTACTGTACCCGCGAAACAACCGGCCAGGTTTATGCTTTCGGAGCTACCGGAATTAGCCAGCTCGACAGTGCTTACGCACAAAACGTTAAGGATACAAACACCTACGTACAACTAATTAACGAAGGTAAACTTACCATTGAAAAAGGATATGTTTTAAGCCGTTCGCAAAAAATAATCCGTCACGTAATTAACGAGGTAATGTGTAACTACTATATTTCGTGGGAAGAAGCAGCACAAATGTTCCAGGCTTCGGTTGCTGAAATAAAAAGCACGATCAATTACGATGAAGCAAGCTTAAATCAGTTTGTTTCTGAAGGATTGTTAAGCTACACCGATGATGAAATGATAGTTAGCGACAGCGGCAAATTTTTTGTTCGAAACATCGCTGCAAGTCTCGATCCGGGAATGAAAAATGCAACTCAAAAATTCTCAAAAGCACTATAA